GGGTCTGCGGAATCTATTGCTCTCTATTGTCTATGatttttacttcaaatttttcttgcATCATGTATTGTGTTTACGTAGAAGGGGAATTTAGGAGAGTCCATTCCCTTTcctttatgatttttttttttttttttttttttttttttttttttttttttttttttttttttNNNNNNNNNNNNNNNNNNNNNNNNNNNNNNNNNNNNNNNNNNNNNNNNNNNNNNNNNNNNNNNNNNNNNaaaaaaaaaaaaaaaaaattgaaaagttaacccaaataattatttatactttatttttaattttatccataaatacttttatttttcgtttttgtATTGGGAGGGGGGGAAATGGATTCATTGAACTGAATAGACATTAAATCAATCCAAAATATTCCATCCTTAGTTAAGGAATTTTTTGTACACTCTTTCCATTTTCAGTAGCAATTGGATGTTTCCACTGAGATCTATCAACCTTATCGGAAACAATTTCTCTGCGGTTTATTACGCTTGAGTGAATATGATTAACCAAACAACCCTCtctggcggtggcggtggcggtggcggtggcggtggctgCCCCGACGGCGCTGCAACTGCAAGCGGTGACATCATGGATCAAAGGAGTGTTAAGGAAGAGGAGATGGAAGTAAGCACGGAGACGATGGGGGGCGGTGGAGGCGAATCTGATTGCGGCGGCGGAGGCGATGGGGGTTGGGCGTCATCGGCGACGGCGAAACCAATGGAAGGGTTGCATGAGGTGGGGCCGGCGCCGTTCCTGAAGAAGACGTATGAGATGGTGGAGGATCCGGAAACCGACCCGGTTGTATCTTGGAGCGAAGGCGGTAATAGCTTCATTGTTTGGGATTCTCATAAACTCTCCATCACTCTTCTCCCCAAATACTTCAAGCACTCCAATTTCTCCAGCTTCATCCGCCAGCTCAACACTTATGTCAGTATAaaccaatttaatttattttttcttatttatttttaacatctcaatcctaaaatatatatttatatcttttttcttcagaaatattattttataaattactctctctctcaaccAATTCCAAACAACTACTTGGTATGCTTATAGTGACAAAAGTGAAGACTGGATTTCAATTctaagttttttatttgttccGTGCCTTTAGGTCtcatttgataactattttgttACGTAgctctttttaagtttttgaaatttgacttgaattttgaaaatactttaACAACGTGGGTAACCCATGAANNNNNNNNNNNNNNNNNNNNNNNNNNNNNNNNNNNNNNNNNNNNNNNNNNNNNNNNNNNNNNNNNNNNNNNNNNNNNNNNNNNNNNNNNNNNNNNNNNNNNNNNNNNNNNNNNNNNNNNNNNNNNNNNNNNNNNNNNNNNNNNNNNNNNNNNNNNNNNNNNNNNNNNNNNNNNNNNNNNNNNNNNNNNNNNNNNNNNNNNNNNNNNNNNNNNNNNNNNNNNNNNNNNNNNNNNNNNNNNNNNNNNNNNNNNNNNNNNNNNNNNNNNNNNNNNNNNNNNNNNNNNNNNNNNNNNNNNNNNNNNNNNNNNNNNNNNNNNNNNNNNNNNNNNNNNNNNNNNNNNNNNNNNNNNNNNNNNNNNNNNNNNNNNNNNNNN
This genomic window from Cucurbita pepo subsp. pepo cultivar mu-cu-16 unplaced genomic scaffold, ASM280686v2 Cp4.1_scaffold000352, whole genome shotgun sequence contains:
- the LOC111785057 gene encoding heat stress transcription factor A-2-like; the encoded protein is MINQTTLSGGGGGGGGGGGCPDGAATASGDIMDQRSVKEEEMEVSTETMGGGGGESDCGGGGDGGWASSATAKPMEGLHEVGPAPFLKKTYEMVEDPETDPVVSWSEGGNSFIVWDSHKLSITLLPKYFKHSNFSSFIRQLNTYVSINQFNLFFLIYF